A window of the Haloarcula litorea genome harbors these coding sequences:
- a CDS encoding NADPH-dependent FMN reductase has translation MTDRTHVVGLCGSLRDDSGTRIAVDRALAAAAAAGATTELLDLREWDLPLFDADAADAGDGPELAARIAAADGVVLGTPMYHGTYASPVKTALDYCDIEDWAGTTVGLLAVAGGGFPTPALEHLRAACRELKAWPLPTQVAIPESWAAFEDGTVADAEIAERLDDLGGDVAAYAGVEDYPERAAAGGLAAD, from the coding sequence ATGACCGACCGGACACACGTCGTCGGACTGTGTGGCAGCCTGCGCGACGACAGCGGAACGCGGATCGCCGTCGACCGAGCGCTCGCGGCCGCGGCGGCCGCCGGTGCGACGACCGAGTTACTGGACCTCCGGGAGTGGGACCTCCCGCTGTTCGACGCCGACGCGGCCGACGCCGGGGACGGCCCCGAACTGGCCGCCCGGATCGCCGCGGCCGACGGCGTCGTCCTCGGGACGCCGATGTACCACGGCACCTACGCCTCGCCGGTGAAGACCGCCTTGGACTACTGCGACATCGAGGACTGGGCGGGGACGACCGTGGGGCTGCTCGCCGTCGCCGGCGGTGGGTTCCCGACACCGGCCCTCGAACACCTGCGGGCCGCCTGTCGCGAACTGAAGGCGTGGCCGCTTCCGACGCAGGTCGCGATCCCGGAGTCGTGGGCCGCCTTCGAGGACGGGACCGTCGCCGACGCGGAGATCGCCGAGCGGCTCGACGACCTCGGCGGCGACGTCGCCGCCTACGCGGGCGTCGAGGACTACCCGGAGCGGGCGGCGGCCGGCGGGCTGGCGGCCGACTGA